A DNA window from Hydractinia symbiolongicarpus strain clone_291-10 chromosome 6, HSymV2.1, whole genome shotgun sequence contains the following coding sequences:
- the LOC130647811 gene encoding MFS-type transporter SLC18B1-like, with the protein MHIQEQENELPDVIIQDETHVAHCNNNSKLLFYPTYRKISTGSINSVTCREFNSSDQALLINPTDVGSINTVADNDEKLTDEDEKLIRTPKDLVMLVCMAFLFFTATMNISMMSPFFTPVAATKGIGLTLVGLIFGIYPLCVFLISPIAGKWLPVVGARFCLFAGSFLEGGSLILFGFVIDMPSKTTFILFCFLIRAITAIGTAFAEVACLTILSMHFKKRMTIVFGLLELFTGLGLMSGPALGSLIYKAGGFRLPFLISGGINFIVIFIIYWLLPTSRTNNNSEEENEDGTLSIFSVLSIPGVLMLAIVTATGGISISFIEPVLTNHVQDITHNGLSIVHVGLIFLLSSGMYTLAAPVVGALIGKKINGRIAIIVGHFIGAACFMFLGPSPLLRSFVNPQLWVVCLSLAVTGIAYALYTIPTLNEMQLSASNHGLADNLGRSSMLSGLFESAFSIGSVLGPALSGTLTEHTSFAWASTVLALLLLAEGVILVLFTIWERKSHRNLENRRNQIC; encoded by the exons ATGCATATACAAGAGCAAGAAAATGAATTACCAGATGTTATTATACAAGATGAAACACACGTTGCTCATTGCAATAACAACTCCAAACTCCTGTTTTATCCAACTTATCGAAAAATAAGCACTGGTAGTATTAATTCTGTAACATGTAGAGAATTTAATTCAAGTGATCAAGCGTTGCTTATTAACCCAACTGATGTTGGTAGTATTAACACAGTTGCTGATAATGACGAGAAGTTGACGGATGAGGACGAAAAGTTGATCAGAACACCAAAAGATCTGGTGATGTTAGTGTGTAtggcttttttgtttttcacagcCACAATGAATATATCAATGATGTCACCATTTTTTACACCAGTT GCTGCAACAAAAGGAATTGGGTTAACACTGGTTGGATTAATATTTGGGATATATCCATTGTGTGTGTTTTTGATATCTCCCATTGCAGGGAAGTGG CTTCCTGTTGTTGGAGCaaggttttgtttgtttgcaggTTCGTTTCTAGAAGGAGGAAGTCTTATACTCTTTGG ATTCGTGATTGACATGCCTTccaaaaccactttcattctcTTCTGTTTCTTGATACGAGCAATAACAGCTATTGGTACAGCTTTTGCAGAAGTAGCTTGTCTTACTATTCTAAgcatgcattttaaaaaaagaatgacAATTGTCTTT GGATTGCTGGAGTTGTTCACTGGATTAGGTTTAATGTCGGGTCCGGCTCTTGGTAGTTTGATATACAAG GCGGGTGGATTTCGACTGCCGTTCTTGATATCTGGTGGAATAAATTTTATTGTCATCTTCATTATATACTGGCTACTTCCTACGTCCCGAA CAAATAACAATAGTGAAGAGGAAAATGAAGATGGCACACTTTCCATATTTTCAGTACTATCTATTCCAGGTGTACTTATGTTAG CCATTGTTACCGCAACCGGTGGCATTTCCATATCTTTCATTGAACCTGTGTTGACAAACCATGTCCAAGATATAACTCAT aatggTTTATCAATAGTACATGTGGGGTTGATTTTTTTACTGTCGTCTGGTATGTACACCCTTGCAGCACCTGTAGTGGGAGCTTTAATTGGAAAAAAG atAAATGGAAGAATTGCAATTATCGTTGGTCATTTTATAGGTGCAGCCTGTTTTATGTTTCTAGGACCATCGCCTTTATTAAGATCTTTTGTTAACCC acaaCTTTGGGTGGTCTGTTTATCACTGGCTGTAACTGGAATAGCTTACGCATTGTATACCATTCCAACACTGAACGAAATGCAACTCTCCGCAAG TAATCACGGTCTTGCAGACAATCTCGGTAGAAGCAGCATGCTATCAGGATTATTTGAAAGTGCCTTCAGTATAGG GAGTGTACTTGGCCCAGCATTGTCTGGCACTCTGACTGAACACACTTCATTCGCTTGGGCGTCAACG GTGCTAGCACTACTCCTACTTGCAGAG GGTGTTATATTGGTTTTGTTCACAATTTGGGAAAGAAAGTCACATCG aaatCTAGAAAATAGAAGAAACCAAATCTGTTAA
- the LOC130647820 gene encoding protein FAM8A1-like, with protein MAEGTQKKSEINQCNDAPLNFKYKDDISMFMAWQNYCWMSYSYALYQESMNSYMREFIMQQNNNIMLSRLSNPSVPPEQAQQQNSQQQEVVNQESPRIRVKLASLPNRVAAELIDFLLLAFIKVLVIFICYGDEYLEHFNFVLVIDDTTSFDDIQWMLLQALLFRAIVVGYEGYMLSGTLPFSHGHTLGKSVMGITVLHCVNFEERNEAEQTVQVTPQPLGVGRSFLRSLLKNMSISILFPMLLPILMFSHNRLVYDMAVGSVVVDRPDLQQRRPIFDFR; from the exons ATGGCAGAGGGAAcacagaaaaaatcagaaattaaCCAATGTAATGATGCACCATTGAATTTTAAATACAAAGACGATATCTCAATGTTTATGGCATGGCAGAATTATTGTTGGATGTCCTACTCATATGCACTCTACCAGGAATCTATGAATTCTTATATGCGGGAATTCATCatgcaacaaaataataatattatgtTATCAAGACTAAGCAATCCATCAGTTCCACCAGAACAAGCTCAACAACAAAATAGCCAACAACAAGAAGTTGTGAATCAAGAAAGTCCGAGAATCA GAGTAAAACTGGCGTCATTACCAAATAGAGTTGCAGCTGAATTGATCGACTTTCTATTGCTAGCATTTATCAAAGTACTTGTCATATTCATATG CTATGGTGATGAGTATTTGgagcattttaattttgttttggttATCGACGACACAACATCATTCGACGACATCCAGTGGATGCTATTGCAAGCATTGCTTTTTCGTGCAATCGTAGTTGGATATGAG GGCTACATGTTGAGTGGTACATTACCATTTTCGCATGGACATACCCTTGGTAAAAGTGTAATGGGGATAACTGTTCTGCATTGTGTCAATTTTGAAGAAAGAAACGAGGCTGAACAGACAGTACAAGTCACGCCACAACCACTAGGTGTTGGGAG atcgTTTCTCCGATCTTTACTGAAAAACATGTCTATCTCAATTCTCTTCCCAATGTTGCTACCTATACTAATGTTCAGTCATAATCGCTTAGTATATGATATGGCAGTTGGTTCCGTTGTAGTTGACCGACCAGATTTACAGCAACGAAGACCAATATTTGACTTCAGATGA